One stretch of Ictalurus punctatus breed USDA103 chromosome 5, Coco_2.0, whole genome shotgun sequence DNA includes these proteins:
- the sypb gene encoding synaptophysin b isoform X2 — MSVECENRTESDLDIDVEFDYPFRLHQVWFDAPTCKGTEPERLFLEGDYSSSAEFFVTIGVFSFLYSMAALSVYMFLLEKYREGNRGARADFVVTAIFTFFWLVSSSAWAKGLTDVKEATDPDEVIKLIPACRREETKCKEVHEPIVSGLNTSVAFGFCNLVLWAGNLWFVIKETGWLSAVTGTYVPSGGKQPAPDSYDQAGYGQDPYAGSQGGYQPDYGQQAGGYEGGSYNQGGYEQGGPTSFSNEI; from the exons ATGAGTGTGGAGTGTGAGAACCGCACGGAGAGTGACCTGGACATCGATGTCGAGTTCGACTACCCGTTCAG ACTCCATCAAGTGTGGTTCGACGCTCCCACGTGTAAAGGTACCGAGCCGGAGCGGCTGTTCCTCGAAGGTGACTACTCTTCCTCAGCCGAGTTCTTCGTCACTATCGGTGTTTTCTCCTTCCTCTACTCTATGGCAGCTCTGTCCGTCTACATGTTCCTCCTTGAGAAATACCGCGAGGGAAACCGTGGCGCACGGGCC GATTTTGTGGTGACGGCTATTTTCACCTTCTTTTGGTTGGTGAGCTCATCAGCATGGGCTAAAGGCCTCACGGATGTTAAGGAAGCCACCGACCCTGATGAGGTCATCAAGCTCATACCGGCCTGTCGGCGTGAGGAGACCAAATGCAAAGAAGTGCACGAGCCCATTGTGTCTGGCCTAAACACATCTGTG GCGTTTGGGTTCTGCAACCTGGTGCTTTGGGCAGGGAACCTCTGGTTTGTGATTAAGGAGACTGGCTGGCTCAGTGCTGTCACTGGCACCTACGTGCCCTCTGGAGGAAAACAGCCAGCACCAGACTCCTATGACCAGG CGGGTTATGGTCAGGACCCTTACGCTGGCTCTCAGGGTGGGTATCAACCCGACTACGGGCAACAAGCAGGCGGATACGAGGGAGGAAGCTACAACCAGGGAGGATATGAGCAAGGTGGCCCGACCTCCTTCTCTAACGAAATATGA